Proteins co-encoded in one Pseudorhizobium banfieldiae genomic window:
- a CDS encoding ActS/PrrB/RegB family redox-sensitive histidine kinase translates to MTIREAATTVSRKDLDISPPRDFNSRPISRKFRLETLVRLRWLAVAGQTVTVLAVDLLLAFPLPLLQAAFLIGALALANIMLSLWFPSTHRLGPKAALALLSFDLLQMASLLFITGGLANPFSPLICVPVIISFASQPLRHAIPLLLLALACTTALAFSPYPLPWYPGETLRLQPVMLVGIWCAIVSMTCFAAFYAYRVSNEATLLADALAATELVLEREKHLSQLDGLAAAAAHELGTPLATISVVAKEMEREFGTDERLREDVQLLRSQSERCRDILQRLTSLSAASEEHMRRLPLSSMIEEVIAPHRQFGIEIALVERGDRATEPVCLRNAGILYGLGNLIENAVDYARRQVTLTVEHDRERVVLIIEDDGSGYSPDILSRIGEPYMTKRNKEVERAGGLGLGLFIAKTLLERSGARLTFDNRSGNEPGARIRIEWPRAMLEEG, encoded by the coding sequence ATGACTATTCGAGAAGCAGCAACGACGGTAAGCCGCAAGGACCTGGATATTTCCCCGCCGCGGGATTTCAACTCGCGACCCATCAGCCGGAAGTTCCGCCTGGAGACACTGGTGCGGCTCAGATGGCTGGCAGTGGCGGGGCAGACAGTGACCGTGCTTGCCGTTGACCTGCTTCTCGCCTTCCCGTTGCCCTTGCTGCAGGCAGCATTCCTGATCGGCGCGCTGGCGCTCGCCAATATCATGCTGTCGCTCTGGTTCCCTTCAACGCATCGTCTGGGGCCGAAGGCGGCACTCGCGCTGCTGAGTTTCGACCTCCTGCAGATGGCATCGCTGCTCTTCATCACCGGCGGCCTCGCCAATCCGTTCTCTCCGCTGATCTGCGTGCCGGTAATCATTTCCTTCGCCTCGCAGCCGCTTCGTCACGCGATCCCGCTGCTGCTTCTGGCGCTGGCCTGCACGACGGCGCTGGCATTCTCCCCCTACCCGCTCCCCTGGTATCCGGGCGAGACGCTTCGGCTTCAGCCGGTCATGCTGGTCGGCATCTGGTGCGCTATCGTCTCGATGACCTGTTTTGCGGCTTTCTATGCCTATCGCGTCTCCAACGAAGCGACGCTGCTTGCCGACGCTCTGGCAGCGACCGAATTGGTGCTCGAGCGGGAAAAGCACCTGTCGCAGCTCGACGGACTTGCGGCGGCAGCCGCCCACGAACTGGGAACGCCGCTTGCCACAATCAGCGTCGTGGCAAAGGAGATGGAGCGGGAGTTCGGCACCGACGAGCGCCTGCGCGAGGATGTCCAGCTGCTTCGCAGCCAGAGCGAGCGATGCCGCGACATCCTGCAGCGGCTGACCTCCCTTTCCGCGGCAAGCGAAGAGCACATGCGCCGCCTGCCCCTTTCCTCCATGATCGAGGAGGTGATCGCTCCACACCGGCAGTTCGGCATCGAGATTGCGCTCGTCGAGCGCGGCGACCGCGCAACGGAGCCCGTCTGCCTGCGCAACGCGGGCATTCTTTACGGCCTCGGCAATCTCATCGAGAACGCCGTCGACTATGCCCGTCGCCAGGTGACGCTGACGGTGGAGCATGACCGCGAGCGGGTCGTCTTGATCATCGAGGATGATGGGAGCGGTTATTCGCCGGATATTCTTTCTCGCATCGGCGAACCCTATATGACAAAACGGAACAAGGAAGTTGAACGGGCGGGCGGCCTGGGGCTTGGTCTGTTCATTGCCAAGACATTGCTGGAACGGTCCGGCGCCCGACTGACATTCGACAACCGCAGCGGGAACGAGCCGGGAGCGCGGATCAGGATCGAATGGCCGCGCGCCATGCTCGAGGAAGGTTAG